The Rhododendron vialii isolate Sample 1 chromosome 8a, ASM3025357v1 genome has a window encoding:
- the LOC131298691 gene encoding protein FAR1-RELATED SEQUENCE 5-like has protein sequence MSEEEQIGVADDVNSFEQSSVQALDGEALISSLLKTRTMMTEEEEINVAVEIEPVEQSYLHLPDLMKEFEFEDFMNLSSSNDKKAHEIDEGDNGSIDEVEVIVPQCGMIFDTADEAYNFYNGYARKIVFSVRKQRTNKSKADQNKILRQELVCSCEGRYKKINTPRKRRENRRFDCKALLEFKLIGEKYHEIQFMSNYTHGLVPPQFAHYLRSQRRIEFSQVGLIDKMHSSGFKQSNIYSYMSTEAKGPQYLNFIPSDCYNLIQNKRAGFLKKGDSQCLLEYFKQKTRENKHFFYSFLHY, from the exons ATGTCGGAAGAAGAACAAATTGGGGTCGCAGATGACGTTAACTCCTTCGAACAGAGCTCGGTTCAAGCTTTGGATGGTGAAGCCCTAATCTCTTCTCTCTTGAAGACAAGAACGATGAtgacagaagaagaagaaattaatgTTGCTGTTGAAATTGAACCCGTCGAACAGAGTTACCTTCATCTTCCAG ACTTGATGaaagaatttgaatttgaagatTTTATGAATCTGAGTTCAAGCAATGATAAGAAAGCTCATGAAATTGATGAAGGGGATAATGGGTCAATAGATGAGGTTGAGGTTATTGTACCACAGTGTGGAATGATTTTTGATACTGCTGATGAGGCTTACAATTTTTACAATGGATATGCGAGAAAAATCGTTTTTAGTGTTAGGAAGCAGAGGACAAACAAAAGTAAGgctgatcaaaataaaattttgcgACAAGAACTTGTTTGTTCATGTGAAGGGagatacaaaaaaatcaacactcctaggaaaagaagagaaaatcgACGATTTGATTGCAAGGCATTGCTTGAGTTTAAACTGATTGGGGAGAAGTATCATGAAATCCAGTTCATGTCTAATTATACCCATGGTCTTGTACCACCTCAGTTTGCCCATTATTTGAGATCTCAAAGGAGAATCGAGTTTTCCCAAGTTGGACTTATTGACAAAATGCACTCGTCAGGGTTCAAGCAATCAAATATTTACTCTTACATGAGTACAGAAGCTAAAGGTCCTCAATATCTTAACTTCATACCCTCTGATTGTTATAATTTGATACAAAATAAACGGGCTGGGTTTCTCAAAAAGGGCGATTCACAATGTCTTCTAGAGTACTTCAAGCAAAAAACTCGGGAGAATAAGCATTTCTTCTACTCTTTTTTGCACTACTGA
- the LOC131298692 gene encoding protein FAR1-RELATED SEQUENCE 5-like has product MLYAPIVGINNHGQTTLFGCGLLDGETTDAVTWLFTTFLEAMGGKKLVSIFTDQSRAIANAIRAMFPDSHHGLSCIYDGETIEEFEESWKKLLVDVKLIDNVWLQKLYEFREKWAQVYSHAYFCAGMTSTQRSESINKFLKKYFGSTLVLREFVDQYAKAIACRCEKEREVENRTQQMSPILVSKWSVECEAAEKYTKKMFYLFQKEFQQALDLSLNLENDDGTISTYIVKELEGWKKIRKLVYNPLKHSRWTRKIVDENVFDLHGDIIPNDIDPSLTICYSGLSQIVQRIVSKGSKFPKVSSLTEVGLLKLEAKVESWISSRCENHNIESNAQDSSTLNVDDEAPLRDPTKRQRRGQGSKGENSTTKAMT; this is encoded by the exons atGTTATATGCACCAATTGTTGGCATCAATAACCATGGACAAACCACACTCTTTGGATGTGGTCTATTAGATGGCGAAACAACAGATGCGGTAACATGGTTATTTACCACTTTCTTGGAGGCCATGGGAGGAAAGAAGCTGGTATCTATATTTACGGATCAATCTAGAGCAATTGCAAATGCCATTCGTGCTATGTTTCCTGATTCTCATCATGGATTGT CTTGCATATATGATGGAGAGAcaattgaagaatttgaagagAGTTGGAAAAAGTTACTTGTAGATGTTAAGCTCATCGATAACGTGTGGTTGCAAAAGTTGTATGAGTTTCGAGAAAAGTGGGCTCAAGTTTATagtcatgcttatttttgtgcTGGAATGACTTCAACACAAAGGAGTGAGAGCATtaataagtttttgaaaaagtattttgggAGTACCCTTGTTCTTCGGGAGTTCGTCGATCAATATGCTAAGGCCATAGCTTGTAGgtgtgaaaaagaaagagaagttgAAAATAGGACGCAGCAAATGTCGCCGATCTTAGTTTCTAAGTGGTCTGTCGAGTGTGAAGCAGCTGAAAAATACACGAAAAAGATGTTCTACTTATTCCAAAAAGAATTCCAACAAGCTTTGGATTTGTCTTTAAATTTGGAAAACGATGATGGCACAATTAGTACATATATTGTTAAGGAGTTGGAGGGTTGGAAAAAAATTCGCAAACTTGTATATAATCCCTTGAAACATTCG AGATGGACTAGGAAAATTGTAGATGAAAATGTTTTTGACCTTCATGGAGATATAATTCCGAACGACATTGATCCTTCACTCACGATTTGTTATAGTGGATTGTCACAAATTGTACAAAGGATTGTAAGTAAGGGTTCGAAGTTTCCAAAAGTGTCTTCTTTAACTGAGGTTGGATTACTAAAGCTTGAAGCAAAAGTTGAATCATGGATAAGTTCTAGGTGTGAGAATCATAACATTGAATCCAACGCACAAGATAGTTCAACCTTAAATGTGGATGACGAGGCACCATTGCGAGATCCAACAAAGAGACAACGTCGAGGTCAAG gtAGCAAAGGGGAGAACTCCACAACCAAAGCAATGACTTGA